Proteins encoded within one genomic window of Thunnus maccoyii chromosome 22, fThuMac1.1, whole genome shotgun sequence:
- the faah2b gene encoding fatty-acid amide hydrolase 2-B has protein sequence MALSRLERAQVWLFKAVMGVLFALFRFLSPRRPAPRKLPPVNNPLLVLSATQLAKKIRRREVSSVEVVQVYIDRIQEVNPLLNAMVKDRFAAALQEAAQVDKLIEEETGGEEVLEDRLPLLGVPLSVKEAFALQGMPHTTGVVSRRGVLSTVDSPPVALLKRAGAIPLGVTNSSELCMWSESHNHLYGITNNPYDLERIPGGSSGGEGSILGGAGAVIGVGSDIGGSIRMPCFFTGIFGHKTTPGVVSNENQYPPSSGRQNEYLSTGPMCRYAEDLLPMLKIMAGPNAEKLSLNTKVDLKKLRFFTIPHDGGALLTRPVSKELMQIQREVVQRLEADFGVKVQEVKLPGLRYSFQIWDTYMGLPDKEGKPPQPFVELMGEPGRPVWPVWELLKWTMGKSEHTMAAIGLALLEMAHGSKPASPFIIQQKEKLQKEVEELLGTDGVFLYPSHPRVAPKHHHPLFRPFDFSYTGIINILGLPVTQCPLGLNEEGLPMGVQVVAGKLQDRLPLAVALYLEKAFGGWRDPGAN, from the exons ATGGCACTGAGCCGCCTGGAAAGGGCTCAGGTATGGCTCTTCAAGGCGGTTATGGGAGTCTTATTTGCGCTGTTTCGGTTCCTGTCGCCTCGGAGACCCGCTCCCAGGAAGCTGCCGCCCGTCAACAACCCGCTACTGGTCCTGTCAGCGACGCAGCTCGCCAAGAAGATCCGGCGGAGAGAG GTGTCCAGTGTGGAGGTGGTTCAGGTTTACATTGACAGGATCCAGGAAGTCAACCCTTTACTGAACGCTATGGTGAAAGACAG GTTTGCTGCTGCCCTCCAGGAGGCGGCCCAGGTTGATAAGCTGATTGAAGAAGAaactggaggagaggaggtctTGGAGGACCGACTCCCTTTACTGGGAgtccctctctctgtcaaagAGGCTTTTGCCCTGCAGG GCATGCCCCACACTACAGGTGTGGTCTCAAGGCGAGGAGTTTTGTCCACCGTCGACTCTCCACCGGTGGCCCTGCTGAAGAGAGCTGGAGCCATCCCGCTGGGCGTCACCAACTCCAGCGAGCTGTGCATGTGGTCCGAGTCCCACAACCATCTGTACGGCATCACCAACAACCCGTACGACCTGGAGAGGATACCGGGAGGAAGTTCAG GTGGAGAGGGGAGTATCCTGGGAGGAGCAGGTGCGGTCATCGGCGTGGGCTCAGACATCGGCGGCAGCATCCGTATGCCGTGTTTCTTCACCGGAATATTCGGCCATAAAACGACTCCTG gTGTCGTGTCAAATGAGAACCAGTACCCTCCTTCCTCCGGCAGACAGAATGAATACCTCAGCACTGGTCCCATGTGCCGCTACGCCGAGGACCTGCTGCCCATGCTCAAGATCATGGCAGGACCAAATGCTGAGAA gtTGTCGTTGAACACGAAGGTTGACCTGAAGAAGCTGCGGTTCTTCACCATCCCTCACGATGGCGGAGCTCTTCTGACCCGCCCCGTCAGCAAAGAGCTGATGCAGATCCAGCGGGAG GTGGTGCAGCGTCTGGAGGCCGATTTCGGGGTCAAGGTCCAAGAGGTGAAACTCCCTGGGCTCCGATACAGCTTCCAGATCTGGGACACCTACATGGGTCTTCCTGACAAAGAAGGCAAA CCTCCTCAGCCGTTTGTTGAGCTGATGGGAGAACCTGGACGGCCGGTGTGGCCTGTGTGGGAGCTGCTGAAATGGACGATGGGAAAATCAGAGCACACCATGGCTGCTATCG GTCTGGCCCTGCTGGAAATGGCGCATGGATCCAAACCCGCTTCCCCCTTCATCATCCAGCAGAAGGAGAAGCTGcagaaggaggtggaggagctgctgggGACCGACGGAGTTTTTCTTTACCCCTCGCATCCAAGAGTGGCGCCCAAACACCACCACCCGCTCTTCAGACCCTTTGACTTCTCCTACACCG GTATAATCAACATCCTCGGGCTGCCGGTCACCCAGTGCCCTCTGGGTCTGAACGAGGAGGGTCTGCCCATGGGCGTACAGGTCGTGGCTGGGAAGCTGCAGGACCGTCTGCCTCTCGCTGTGGCGCTCTACTTGGAGAAGGCGTTCGGAGGCTGGAGGGACCCCGGAGCCAACTAA
- the nelfa gene encoding negative elongation factor A, translated as MASMKDSDTGLWLHNKLGSTDELWTPPSIASLLTVSVIDNIRLCFSSLSPPVKLKLLLGMLHLPRRTVDEMKEALSEIIQLATVDSEPWVLMVADILKSFPETGSLNLDLEEQNPNVQDILGELREKVGECEASAMLPLECQYLNKSALTTLVGPLTPPVKHFQLKRKPKSATLRAELLQKSTETAQQLKKTAGVPFHAKGRGLVKKIDTTTPLKGIPKAPFRSPTAPSMFSPPSNRTPIAPARTPLRKERGVKLLDISELDMVGAGREAKRRRKTLETEAGEKAAKEEAVVENTTPDYAAGLVSAQKLGALNENPLPSTSYLPATPSMVPSSSYIPSSEAQPANAGGSGRDTLQSARQPEESATAGAGATATLPGQYKQRTPMYNASTTANPATPTSPSTPASTPASNGPPAAATASQPETPTQPPSTPQTPTPTPTPTPPQPQPKKNLSLTRDQMYAAQEMFKTANKVTRPEKALILGFMAGSRENPCPEQGDIIQIKLSEHTEVLPKADGTGSTTMLVDTVFEMNYSTGQWTRLKKYKPITNTS; from the exons ATGGCGTCGATGAAGGACAGCGACACCGGCCTGTGGCTTCACAACAAACTAGGATCCACGGACGAGCTGTGGACGCCTCCGAGCATCGCCTCTCTCCTCACCGTGTCCGTAATAGACAACATACGGCTGTGCTTTTCGAGCTTATCGCCGCCGGTGAAGCTGAAACTGCTGCTCGGGATGCTGCATCTTCCCCGGCGGACCGTTGACGAG ATGAAGGAGGCCTTGTCGGAGATAATCCAGCTGGCCACGGTGGATTCAGAGCCCTGGGTGCTGATGGTTGCAGACATCCTTAAGTCCTTCCCGGAGACCGGCTCTCTCAATCTGGACTTAGAGGAGCAGAATCCAAATGTTCAGGACATCCTCGGAGAGCTCAGGGAGAAAG TGGGCGAGTGCGAGGCGTCTGCCATGCTTCCTCTGGAGTGCCAGTACCTGAACAAGAGTGCGTTGACCACTCTGGTGGGACCCCTCACACCCCCCGTTAAACATTTCCAGCTGAAGAGAAAGCCCAAGAGTGCAACCCTCAGAGCAGAGCTGCTACAGAAAT cCACAGAGACGGCCCAGCAGCTGAAAAAGACAGCCGGAGTGCCTTTTCATGCCAAAGGGAGAGGCTTGGTCAAAAAGATTGACACTACTA CACCTCTCAAGGGGATTCCCAAGGCCCCGTTTCGCAGCCCCACTGCCCCCAGTATGTTCAGCCCCCCCAGTAACCGCACACCTATTGCCCCTGCACGGACGCCCCTGCGCAAGGAGAGAGGGGTCAAG CTGTTAGACATTTCAGAGCTGGACATGGTCGGAGCTGGAAGAGAAGctaagaggagaagaaagactTTGG aaACGGAAGCCGGAGAGAAAGCAGCCAAAGAagaagcagtggtggaaaacaCCACACCCGACTACGCTGCTGGCCTCGTCTCTGCACAG aaACTTGGGGCGTTAAACGAGAACCCTCTGCCGTCCACCAGCTACCTACCGGCCACACCCAGCATGGTTCCTTCCTCCTCCTACATTCCCAGCTCAGAGGCACAGCCAG CAAACGCAGGCGGTTCGGGACGGGACACGCTGCAGTCGGCTCGCCAACCGGAGGAGTCAGCGACAGCGGGCGCCGGCGCCACCGCCACCTTACCAGGCCAGTACAAACAGAGGACGCCGATGTACAACGCGAGCACCACGGCAAACCCCGCAACCCCCACATCCCCCAGCACGCCAGCCTCCACCCCCGCCAGCAACGGGCCCCCAGCAGCTGCGACTGCCAGCCAACCCGAGACCCCCACCCAGCCTCCCAGCACACCTCAGACTCCTACACCGACACCAACCCCCACGCCACCACAGCCCCAGCCCAAAAAGAATCTCTCACTCACG AGAGACCAGATGTACGCTGCCCAGGAGATGTTCAAGACGGCCAACAAGGTCACCAGACCAGAGAAGGCCCTCATTCTGGGCTTCATGGCTGGATCCAGAG AGAACCCGTGCCCGGAGCAGGGGGACATCATCCAGATCAAACTGAGCGAACACACGGAGGTTCTGCCCAAAGCCGACGGCACCGGCAGCACCACCATGCTGGTGGACACAGTCTTCGAAATGAACTACTCCACAGGACAGTGGACCCGCCTCAAGAAATACAAACCCATCACCAACACCTCCTGA
- the c22h4orf48 gene encoding neuropeptide-like protein C4orf48 homolog → MASGGYLQAAVLLLAVQLLCLAAADAEQETGTVIPAESRPCVDCHAFEFMQRALQDLKKTAFNLDARTETLVLRAERRALCDCMPASSLR, encoded by the exons ATGGCATCCGGAGGATATCTGCAGGCAGCGGTGCTGCTGCTGGCGGTCCAGCTCCTCTGTCTGGCTGCGGCTGATGCGGAGCAGGAGACGGGGACTGTCATCCCTGCCGAGA GTCGTCCATGTGTCGACTGTCACGCGTTTGAGTTCATGCAGAGGGCACTGCAAGATTTAAAGAAGACCGCTTTCAATCTTGATGCCAGG ACTGAGACGCTGGTGCTGCGGGCAGAGAGGAGGGCTCTGTGTGACTGTATGCCCGCCAGCTCACTGCGCTGA